A section of the Equus caballus isolate H_3958 breed thoroughbred chromosome 21, TB-T2T, whole genome shotgun sequence genome encodes:
- the BASP1 gene encoding brain acid soluble protein 1, which yields MGGKLSKKKKGYNVNDEKAKDKDKKAEGAGTEEEGTPKENETQAAAETTEVKEGKEEKPEKDAQDAANKPEDKEGEKDADAAKEDAPKAEPEQTEGAAEGKPEPPKDAKDGEQEQAAASGPAAGGDAPKASEAEAPAEPAPTKVDDKSKEGGEPTKTEAPAAPAAQETKSDGAPASDSKPSSTEAAASSKETPAATEAPSSTPKAQAPAAPADEVKPAEAPAANSDQTVAVKE from the coding sequence ATGGGAGGCAAGCTGAGCAAGAAGAAGAAGGGGTACAATGTGAATGATGAGAAGGCCAAGGACAAAGACAAGAAGGCCGAAGGAGCAgggacagaagaggagggaacccCGAAGGAGAATGAGACCCAGGCGGCTGCGGAGACCACAGAGGTGAAGGAGGGCAAGGAGGAGAAGCCGGAGAAGGATGCTCAAGATGCTGCCAACAAGCCTGAAGACAAGGAAGGCGAGAAAGACGCAGACGCAGCCAAGGAAGATGCCCCGAAGGCAGAGCCGGAGCAGACGGAGGGAGCGGCTGAGGGGAAGCCAGAACCCCCGAAGGATGCAAAGGATGGGGAGCAGGAGCAGGCGGCTGCCTCGGGTCCTGCAGCGGGTGGCGATGCCCCCAAGGCATCGGAGGCCGAGGCCCCTGCGGAGCCGGCCCCCACCAAGGTGGATGACAAGAGCAAGGAGGGAGGGGAACCCACAAAGACTGAGGCTCCCGCAGCTCCTGCTGCGCAAGAAACGAAAAGTGACGGGGCCCCGGCTTCAGACTCAAAACCCAGCAGCACTGAGGCTGCCGCATCCTCCAAGGAGACCCCAGCAGCGACGGAAGCACCCAGTTCCACGCCCAAGGCCCAGGCCCCCGCAGCCCCCGCAGACGAAGTTAAACCTGCCGAGGCCCCGGCAGCTAATTCGGATCAAACCGTAGCAGTCAAAGAGTAA